One stretch of Aythya fuligula isolate bAytFul2 chromosome 24, bAytFul2.pri, whole genome shotgun sequence DNA includes these proteins:
- the LOC116498619 gene encoding signal transducer and activator of transcription 5B isoform X1, producing the protein MAVWIQAQQLQGEALRQMQALYGQHFPIEVRHYLSQWIESQAWDSIDLDNPQENVKATQLLEGLIQELQKKADHQVGEDGFLLKIKLGHYATQLQNTYDRCPMELVRCIRHILYHEQRLVREANNSPSPAGSLVDAMSQKHLQINQTFEELRLITQDSENELKKLQQTQEYFIIQYQENMRLQAQFSQLSQLGPQERLSRETTLQQKKASLEAWLHREAQTLQQYRVELAEKHQKTLQLLRKQQTTILDDELIQWKRRQQLAGNGGPPEGTLDVLQTWCEKLAEIIWQNRQQIRRAEHLCQQLPIPGPVEEMLSELNGTITDIISALVTSTFIIEKQPPQVLKTQTKFAATVRLLVGGKLNVHMNPPQVKATIISEQQAKALLKNESTRNESSGEILNNCCVMEYHQATGTLSAHFRNMSLKRIKRSDRRGAESVTEEKFTILFESQFSVGGNELVFQVKTLSLPVVVIVHGSQDNNATATVLWDNAFAEPGRVPFAVPDKVQWPQLCEALNMKFKAEVQSSRGLTKENLVFLAQKLFNSTSTHLEDYSSTTVSWSQFNRENLPGRNYTFWQWFDGVMEVLKKHLKPHWNDGAILGFVNKQQAHDLLINKPDGTFLLRFSDSEIGGITIAWKFDSAERMFWNLMPFTTRDFSIRSLADRLGDLSYLIYVFPDRPKDEVFSKYYTPVLCESTPAKAVDGYVKPQIKQVVPEFVSASGDAAPGGATYMDQAPSPAVCSQPHYNMYAQNPDAVLDPEGDFDLDDTMDVARHVEELLRRPMDSQWIPHAQS; encoded by the exons ATGGCGGTGTGGATCCAGGCGCAGCAGCTCCAGGGCGAAGCCCTGCGGCAGATGCAGGCTCTCTACGGGCAGCACTTCCCCATCGAGGTGCGGCACTACCTGTCGCAGTGGATCGAGAGCCAGGCATG GGACTCCATCGACCTCGACAACCCCCAGGAGAACGTGAAGGCGAcgcagctgctggaggggctgatccaggagctgcagaagaagGCGGATCACCAAGTGGGTGAAGACGGCTTCCTGCTGAAGATCAAGCTGGGGCACTACGCCACGCAGCTGCAG AACACGTACGACCGCTGCCCCATGGAGCTGGTGCGCTGCATCCGGCACATCCTCTACCACGAGCAGAGGCTGGTGCGGGAGGCGAACAAC AGCCCCTCTCCGGCCGGCTCCCTGGTGGATGCCATGTCGCAGAAGCACCTGCAGATCAACCAGACCTTCGAGGAGCTGCGGCTCATCACGCAGGACTCGGAGAACGAGCtcaagaagctgcagcagacGCAGGAGTACTTCATCATCCAGTACCAGGAGAACATGCGCCTCCAAG CCCAGttctcccagctctcccagctgggTCCCCAGGAGCGCCTGTCGCGGGAGACGACGCTGCAGCAGAAGAAGGCGTCGCTGGAGGCTTGGCTGCACCGGGAGGCCCAGACACTACAGCAGTACCGCGTG GAGCTGGCCGAGAAGCACCAGAAGACGCTGCAGCTGCTGCGCAAGCAGCAAACGACCATCCTGGACGACGAGCTGATCCAGTGGAAGCGCCGGCAGCAGCTGGCGGGGAACGGGGGTCCCCCCGAGGGCACCCTGGACGTGTTGCAGACCTG GTGCGAGAAGCTGGCGGAGATCATCTGGCAGAACCGGCAGCAGATCCGCCGGGCCGAGCActtgtgccagcagctgcccatcCCCGGCCCCGTGGAGGAGATGCTGTCGGAGCTGAACGGCACCATCACCGACATCATCTCTGCCCTGGTCACCAG caccttcATCATCGAGAAGCAGCCCCCCCAGGTGCTGAAGACGCAGACCAAGTTCGCGGCCACCGTGCGGCTCCTGGTGGGGGGGAAGCTGAACGTGCACATGAACCCCCCCCAGGTGAAGGCCACCATCATCAGCGAGCAGCAAGCCAAGGCCCTGCTGAAGAACGAGAGCACCCGCAA TGAGAGCAGCGGGGAGATCCTCAACAACTGCTGCGTGATGGAGTATCACCAGGCCACCGGCACGCTCAGCGCCCACTTCCGCAACATG TCCCTGAAGCGGATCAAGCGCTCGGACCGCCGCGGCGCTGAGTCGGTGACGGAGGAGAAGTTCACCATCCTCTTCGAGTCCCAGTTCAGCGTCGGTGGCAACGAGCTGGTCTTCCAGGTGAAG ACGCTGTCCCTGCCCGTGGTGGTGATCGTGCATGGCAGCCAGGACAACAACGCCACGGCCACCGTGCTCTGGGACAACGCCTTTGCGGAGCCT GGCCGCGTCCCCTTCGCGGTGCCCGACAAGGTGCAGTGGCCGCAGCTCTGCGAGGCGCTCAACATGAAGTTCAAGGCGGAGGTGCAGAGCAGCCGCGGGCTGACGAAGGAGAACTTGGTGTTCCTGGCGCAGAAGCTCTTcaacagcaccagcacccaccTGGAGGATTACAGCAGCACCACGGTGTCCTGGTCCCAGTTCAACCGG GAAAACCTGCCCGGGAGGAATTACACCTTCTGGCAGTGGTTCGACGGCGTGATGGAGGTGCTGAAGAAGCACTTGAAGCCGCACTGGAACGACGG GGCCATTCTGGGCTTCGTCAACAAGCAGCAGGCGCACGACCTGCTCATCAACAAGCCCGACGGCACCTTCCTCCTGCGCTTCAGCGACTCGGAGATCGGCGGCATCACCATCGCGTGGAAGTTCGACTCCG CTGAGAGGATGTTCTGGAACCTGATGCCTTTCACCACCAGGGATTTCTCCATCCGCTCCCTGGCCGACCGCCTCGGGGACCTCAGTTACCTCATCTACGTGTTCCCCGACCGGCCCAAGGACGAGGTCTTCTCCAAGTACTACACGCCGGTTCTCTGTGAGTCCACGCCAG cTAAAGCCGTGGATGGGTACGTGAAGCCACAGATCAAGCAAGTAGTGCCAGA GTTTGTCAGCGCATCAGGCGACGCTGCCCCCGGGGGGGCCACCTACATGGACCAGGCTCCTTCGCCCGCcgtctgctcccagccccattACAACATGTATGCCCAGAA CCCCGACGCCGTGCTGGACCCCGAGGGCGACTTCGACCTCGACGACACCATGGACGTGGCCAGGCACgtggaggagctgctgcggCGCCCCATGGACAGTCAGTGGATCCCCCACGCCCAGTCGTGA
- the LOC116498619 gene encoding signal transducer and activator of transcription 5B isoform X2, with protein sequence MAVWIQAQQLQGEALRQMQALYGQHFPIEVRHYLSQWIESQAWDSIDLDNPQENVKATQLLEGLIQELQKKADHQVGEDGFLLKIKLGHYATQLQNTYDRCPMELVRCIRHILYHEQRLVREANNSPSPAGSLVDAMSQKHLQINQTFEELRLITQDSENELKKLQQTQEYFIIQYQENMRLQAQFSQLSQLGPQERLSRETTLQQKKASLEAWLHREAQTLQQYRVELAEKHQKTLQLLRKQQTTILDDELIQWKRRQQLAGNGGPPEGTLDVLQTWCEKLAEIIWQNRQQIRRAEHLCQQLPIPGPVEEMLSELNGTITDIISALVTSTFIIEKQPPQVLKTQTKFAATVRLLVGGKLNVHMNPPQVKATIISEQQAKALLKNESTRNESSGEILNNCCVMEYHQATGTLSAHFRNMSLKRIKRSDRRGAESVTEEKFTILFESQFSVGGNELVFQVKTLSLPVVVIVHGSQDNNATATVLWDNAFAEPGRVPFAVPDKVQWPQLCEALNMKFKAEVQSSRGLTKENLVFLAQKLFNSTSTHLEDYSSTTVSWSQFNRENLPGRNYTFWQWFDGVMEVLKKHLKPHWNDGAILGFVNKQQAHDLLINKPDGTFLLRFSDSEIGGITIAWKFDSAERMFWNLMPFTTRDFSIRSLADRLGDLSYLIYVFPDRPKDEVFSKYYTPVLSKAVDGYVKPQIKQVVPEFVSASGDAAPGGATYMDQAPSPAVCSQPHYNMYAQNPDAVLDPEGDFDLDDTMDVARHVEELLRRPMDSQWIPHAQS encoded by the exons ATGGCGGTGTGGATCCAGGCGCAGCAGCTCCAGGGCGAAGCCCTGCGGCAGATGCAGGCTCTCTACGGGCAGCACTTCCCCATCGAGGTGCGGCACTACCTGTCGCAGTGGATCGAGAGCCAGGCATG GGACTCCATCGACCTCGACAACCCCCAGGAGAACGTGAAGGCGAcgcagctgctggaggggctgatccaggagctgcagaagaagGCGGATCACCAAGTGGGTGAAGACGGCTTCCTGCTGAAGATCAAGCTGGGGCACTACGCCACGCAGCTGCAG AACACGTACGACCGCTGCCCCATGGAGCTGGTGCGCTGCATCCGGCACATCCTCTACCACGAGCAGAGGCTGGTGCGGGAGGCGAACAAC AGCCCCTCTCCGGCCGGCTCCCTGGTGGATGCCATGTCGCAGAAGCACCTGCAGATCAACCAGACCTTCGAGGAGCTGCGGCTCATCACGCAGGACTCGGAGAACGAGCtcaagaagctgcagcagacGCAGGAGTACTTCATCATCCAGTACCAGGAGAACATGCGCCTCCAAG CCCAGttctcccagctctcccagctgggTCCCCAGGAGCGCCTGTCGCGGGAGACGACGCTGCAGCAGAAGAAGGCGTCGCTGGAGGCTTGGCTGCACCGGGAGGCCCAGACACTACAGCAGTACCGCGTG GAGCTGGCCGAGAAGCACCAGAAGACGCTGCAGCTGCTGCGCAAGCAGCAAACGACCATCCTGGACGACGAGCTGATCCAGTGGAAGCGCCGGCAGCAGCTGGCGGGGAACGGGGGTCCCCCCGAGGGCACCCTGGACGTGTTGCAGACCTG GTGCGAGAAGCTGGCGGAGATCATCTGGCAGAACCGGCAGCAGATCCGCCGGGCCGAGCActtgtgccagcagctgcccatcCCCGGCCCCGTGGAGGAGATGCTGTCGGAGCTGAACGGCACCATCACCGACATCATCTCTGCCCTGGTCACCAG caccttcATCATCGAGAAGCAGCCCCCCCAGGTGCTGAAGACGCAGACCAAGTTCGCGGCCACCGTGCGGCTCCTGGTGGGGGGGAAGCTGAACGTGCACATGAACCCCCCCCAGGTGAAGGCCACCATCATCAGCGAGCAGCAAGCCAAGGCCCTGCTGAAGAACGAGAGCACCCGCAA TGAGAGCAGCGGGGAGATCCTCAACAACTGCTGCGTGATGGAGTATCACCAGGCCACCGGCACGCTCAGCGCCCACTTCCGCAACATG TCCCTGAAGCGGATCAAGCGCTCGGACCGCCGCGGCGCTGAGTCGGTGACGGAGGAGAAGTTCACCATCCTCTTCGAGTCCCAGTTCAGCGTCGGTGGCAACGAGCTGGTCTTCCAGGTGAAG ACGCTGTCCCTGCCCGTGGTGGTGATCGTGCATGGCAGCCAGGACAACAACGCCACGGCCACCGTGCTCTGGGACAACGCCTTTGCGGAGCCT GGCCGCGTCCCCTTCGCGGTGCCCGACAAGGTGCAGTGGCCGCAGCTCTGCGAGGCGCTCAACATGAAGTTCAAGGCGGAGGTGCAGAGCAGCCGCGGGCTGACGAAGGAGAACTTGGTGTTCCTGGCGCAGAAGCTCTTcaacagcaccagcacccaccTGGAGGATTACAGCAGCACCACGGTGTCCTGGTCCCAGTTCAACCGG GAAAACCTGCCCGGGAGGAATTACACCTTCTGGCAGTGGTTCGACGGCGTGATGGAGGTGCTGAAGAAGCACTTGAAGCCGCACTGGAACGACGG GGCCATTCTGGGCTTCGTCAACAAGCAGCAGGCGCACGACCTGCTCATCAACAAGCCCGACGGCACCTTCCTCCTGCGCTTCAGCGACTCGGAGATCGGCGGCATCACCATCGCGTGGAAGTTCGACTCCG CTGAGAGGATGTTCTGGAACCTGATGCCTTTCACCACCAGGGATTTCTCCATCCGCTCCCTGGCCGACCGCCTCGGGGACCTCAGTTACCTCATCTACGTGTTCCCCGACCGGCCCAAGGACGAGGTCTTCTCCAAGTACTACACGCCGGTTCTCT cTAAAGCCGTGGATGGGTACGTGAAGCCACAGATCAAGCAAGTAGTGCCAGA GTTTGTCAGCGCATCAGGCGACGCTGCCCCCGGGGGGGCCACCTACATGGACCAGGCTCCTTCGCCCGCcgtctgctcccagccccattACAACATGTATGCCCAGAA CCCCGACGCCGTGCTGGACCCCGAGGGCGACTTCGACCTCGACGACACCATGGACGTGGCCAGGCACgtggaggagctgctgcggCGCCCCATGGACAGTCAGTGGATCCCCCACGCCCAGTCGTGA
- the GHDC gene encoding GH3 domain-containing protein, translating to MLLATAPGMLLPVAPGLLLPVATGLLLAVAVAVAVCAVLPGPPPLPPRLLLAALRRAARWHRRRLEVLGTDVRHSQERRLRGLLPPGTAQGSDDFRERHPLTGGCADGEQGDAVAPLSLWALLRGCWSCEPPLQGSLLYLDALHAAFPQALAPRSTALLSWAPARPRAPAGWPLPTLYCSPPEAGALPSRTAALRVQLLFALRARSLRVLEAGLASELHDALATLRSGWPELAQDLALGRLSPQNGLPEDLRGRLQELLVPDAARAAELRAECARGFEGIAQRLWPQLQVVVVGTAHGGERLYLDALRQAECKGLPLYCPFYRAAGALLGVNLWPEEPEPRFLLCPNWAFCEFLPCPAEDEEEQRTVLLGELWEGREYRLVLTARPGEYRCRAGEVLRVAGFNKQCPVVEPVRRESQVLSVRGESIPEERFCQSLCRAVGMWPGARLIDYVCVESSLLGASSGVCAPHYEVFVELQGLRDLSEGQRYKLDHCLQEDFPVYKSFRFKGSIGPLRLHLVGAGAFAQLREALGSPVPMPRVLREERLLAVIQSTVIS from the exons ATGCTGTTGGCGACGGCCCCCGGGATGCTGCTGCCGGTGGCCCCCGGGTTGCTTCTGCCGGTGGCTACCGGGTTGCTGCTGGCGGTGGCCGTGGCCGTGGCCGTGTGCGCGGTGCTGCCCGGGCCCCCCCCGTTACCCCCCCGCCTGCTCCTGGCCGCGCTCCGCCGCGCCGCGCGGTGGCACCGGCGCcgcctggaggtgctgggcaccGACGTGCGCCACAGCCAGGAGCGGAGGCtccgggggctgctgccccccggCACGGCACAGG GGTCGGATGATTTTCGGGAGCGTCACCCCCTAACGGGGGGCTGCGctgatggggagcagggggacgCGGTGGCACCGCTGAGCCTCTGGGCTTTGCTCCGGGGCTGTTGGAGCTGCGAGCCCCCGCTGCAG GGGTCCCTGCTCTACCTGGACGCCCTCCACGCCGCCTTCCCGCAGGCTCTGGCCCCCCGCAGCACCGCGCTGCTCAGCTGGGCACCCGCTCGCCCCCGCGCCCCGGCGGGCTGGCCCCTGCCCACCCTGTACTGCTCGCCCCCCGAGGCGGGGGCTTTGCCTTCGAGGACGGCAGCCCTGCGGGTGCAGCTGCTTTTCGCCCTGCGGGCGCGCTCCCTGCGGGTGCTGGAGGCCGGGCTGGCCTCCGAGCTGCACGATGCGCTGGCGACCCTGCGCTCCGGCTGGCCCGAGCTGGCCCAGGACCTGGCGTTGGGCAGGTTGAGCCCCCAAAACGGGCTGCCCGAGGATTTGCGGGGCCGGCTGCAGGAGTTGCTGGTCCCTGACGCCGCCCGGGCGGCCGAGCTGCGGGCTGAGTGCGCCCGGGGCTTCGAGGGCATCGCGCAGCGCCTGTGGCCGCAGctgcaggtggtggtggtggggacgGCGCACGGCGGGGAGCGGCTCTACCTCGACGCCCTGCGCCAGGCCGAGTGCAAGGGGCTGCCGTTGTACTGCCCCTTCTACCGGGCGGCAGGAG CCCTTCTCGGTGTCAACCTATGGCCGGAGGAGCCAGAGCCCCGCTTCTTGCTGTGCCCCAACTGGGCTTTCTGCGAgttcctgccctgcccggctgaggatgaggaggagcagaggacGGTGCTGCTGGGCGAGCTCTGGGAGGGACGGGAGTACAGGCTGGTCCTGACCGCCCGGCCCGGAGAGTACAG GTGCCGTGCCGGAGAGGTGCTGAGGGTGGCCGGCTTCAACAAGCAGTGTCCCGTGGTGGAGCCCGTGCGCAG GGAGAGCCAGGTGCTGAGCGTGCGGGGCGAGAGCATCCCCGAGGAGCGCTTCTGCCAGAGCTTGTGCCGCGCCGTGGGCATGTGGCCGGGCGCTCGCCTGATCGACTATGTCTGCGTGGAGAGCTCCCTGCTGG gtgcCTCCTCGGGGGTCTGCGCCCCCCATTACGAGGTGTTCGTGGAGCTGCAGGGCCTGAGGGACCTGTCGGAGGGGCAGCGCTACAAG ctggaCCACTGCCTGCAGGAGGATTTCCCCGTCTATAAATCGTTCCGCTTCAAGGGCAGCATCGGGCCCCTGCGCCTGCACCTGGTGGGGGCCGGGGCTTTCGCCCAGCTGCGGGAGGCCCTGGGCTCCCCCGTCCCCATGCCCAGGGTCCTGCGGGAGGAGCGGCTGCTGGCGGTCATCCAGAGCACCGTTATCTCCTAA